Proteins encoded by one window of Epinephelus moara isolate mb chromosome 18, YSFRI_EMoa_1.0, whole genome shotgun sequence:
- the LOC126405575 gene encoding macrophage mannose receptor 1-like, with the protein MKRRGPSTKPWGTPWDRGAVEEEQLLMKMNCFLSERCMENMMRNTCALVLLLLLPAVCEGQLRAQDFIYQGYSMSWKEAQAHCRAHYTDLVTIAGKKENQNFINTQGWIGLYRDNSTSLWKWSRRDEIANFTIWDSNEPKADENCAFKYPSTEKWESDKCSSKHTFLCFDERLVLVKERKTWEQALQHCRALEAVNSNQPATDYQNHRYDLATLHSPDDHKYAWEKAKYAPTKEVWTGLRYLAGQWVWVGGERVQYLDMKSCPTLRFCGTFPKNITKIYNIRDCSQKRSFLCYRKP; encoded by the exons atgaagaggagaggaccaaGCACCAAACCCTGGGGGACACCTTGGGACAGGGGGGCAGTCGAGGAGGAGCAGTTGTTGATGAAGATGAATTGCTTCCTTTCAGAAAG GTGTATGGAAAACATGATGAGGAACACCTGCGCTCTcgtcctcctgctgctgcttcctgctgtgtgtgagggACAGCTGAGAGCTCAGGACTTCATATATCAGGGATACTCAATGTCCTGGAAAGAGGCTCAGGCCCACTGCAGGGCGCATTACACTGACCTGGTCACCATCGCTGGGAAAAAAGAGAATCAGAACTTCATCAACACCCAGGGATGGATCGGTTTGTACCGAGACAATTCAACCTCTCTGTGGAAATGGTCCAGAAGGGACGAGATAGCCAACTTCACCATCTGGGACAGTA ATGAACCCAAAGCTGATGAGAACTGTGCTTTTAAGTACCCAAGCACAGAGAAATGGGAGAGCGATAAATGTAGCAGCAAGCACACTTTCTTGTGTTTCGACGAGAGGCTGGTTCTGGTGAAGGAGAGGAAGACGTGGGAGCAGGCTTTACAGCACTGCAGGGCTCTGGAGGCGGTCAACTCCAACCAGCCGGCCACTGATTACCAGAACCACCGCTATGACCTGGCCACCCTGCACAGTCCAGATGACCACAAGTACGCATGGGAGAAGGCAAAGTATGCCCCCACTAAAGAG GTGTGGACGGGCCTGCGTTACCTGGCTGGTCAGTGGGTGTGGGTGGGCGGAGAACGAGTGCAGTACCTGGATATGAAAAGTTGCCCAACCCTCAGGTTTTGTGGCACCTTCCCAAAGAACATCACCAAGATATACAACATACGAGACTGCAGTCAGAAAAGGAGCTTCCTCTGTTACAGGAAGCCTTGA